The proteins below are encoded in one region of Epinephelus lanceolatus isolate andai-2023 chromosome 7, ASM4190304v1, whole genome shotgun sequence:
- the LOC117260822 gene encoding NACHT, LRR and PYD domains-containing protein 1 homolog, producing the protein MGASSSYPGTGEIFVRKNRAKLIHGVSNVEPILDELLTKGVIQQDSYDKISALPTSAEKMKELLDGHLKTAGDKEIFFSIIERLEPHLLTEETLPLDAQRGIIDPEPVHMSHNDPLLSVGATGSDLFPEHDWIKLEPEVNCVDADDAPIYSLQSEAGAFECSVSGLRWVCKEKVSFKYQFCSWEGHADRLETKQYIPGGPLLDITVIAGKLDEAHLPHWICTEDNPTVLDKFAVLHIDTCGDIVEQVSEVTSSHVKLSQPAFSPRGILMRAGFSVRIHCKVLIYKTTKTSLTLHVYVIPCDPALEEKIQNKELSSGCRVIQKPYPVKSLKMRDYFILTADMDTAEIYPKKLKLIYEWCDPNFFEVFIVDPDSNFELGLRHETSGQVWTCAMRKDDYQNTGDVQVIYDKELARLRPRLVNRVSTELINQLLDDLLEDGVLNDGEKDSILQDNSTSANRARRLIDMIRMKGRKASRKLLTHLQSRDPMLCADLGLPSGLPV; encoded by the exons ATGGGAGCATCGTCTTCTTATCCCGGAACGG GGGAGATCTTTGTGAGAAAAAATAGAGCTAAGCTGATCCATGGTGTGAGCAACGTTGAACCAATTTTGGATGAGCTCCTCACCAAGGGAGTTATTCAACAGGACAGTTATGATAAAATCAGTGCTCTCCCAACCTCGGCGGAGAAGATGAAGGAACTCCTCGATGGTCATCTGAAAACTGCTGGAGACAAAGAAATCTTTTTCAGCATCATTGAGAGACTGGAGCCTCATCTTCTCACCGAGGAGACGTTACC ACTTGATGCACAGCGTGGGATTATTGACCCAGAACCAGTCCAT ATGTCACACAATGATCCTCTTTTGAGTGTGGGGGCAACCGGAAGTGATCTGTTCCCTGAGCATGACTGGATTAAACTTGAGCCTGAAGTGAACTGTGTGGATGCAGACGATGCTCCAATTTACAG CCTGCAGTCTGAAGCAGGTGCCTTTGAATGCAGTGTGTCTGGCTTGCGCTGGGTTTGTAAGGAAAAGGTCAGCTTCAAGTACCAGTTTTGCTCTTGGGAGGGGCACGCAGACAGACTGGAAACCAAGCAGTACATCCCTGGAGGTCCCCTACTGGACATTACAGTCATTGCTGGAAAGTTAGATGAAGCACATTTGCCACACTGGATCTGCACAG AAGACAACCCTACAGTTTTAGACAAGTTTGCAGTCCTCCACATAGATACATGTGGAGACATTGTGGAACAAGTGTCTGAGGTCACATCATCCCATGTCAAGTTGTCTCAGCCAGCTTTCTCTCCAAGAGGAATCCTGATGAGAGCCGGCTTCTCCGTGAGAATTCACTGTAAAGTGTTAATATACAAGACCACCAAAACATCCCTCACACTGCATGTCTATGTGATCCCTTGTGATCCGGCTCTAGAAGAG AAAATACAGAACAAGGAATTATCCAGTGGATGCAGAGTGATCCAAAAGCCTTACCCAGTAAAATCCCTGAAAATGCGCGACTATTTCATCCTCACAGCTGATATGGACACTGCAGAAATTTACCCCAAG AAATTAAAGCTCATATATGAATGGTGTGACCCAAACTTCTTTGAAGTGTTCATTGTCGATCCTGACAGTAATTTCGAGCTCGGACTCAGACACGAAACAAGTGGACAAGTGTGGACCTGTGCAATGCGAAAAG ATGACTATCAAAACACTGGTGATGTTCAGGTGATATATG ACAAGGAGCTTGCCAGACTGAGGCCTAGACTTGTGAACAGGGTGTCCACAGAGCTTATCAACCAGCTGCTGGATGATCTGTTGGAGGATGGTGTCTTGAATGATGGGGAGAAAGACTCGATACTTCAGGACAACAGTACCAGTGCAAACAGGGCACGCCGCCTCATCGACATGATACGGATGAAAGGACGCAAAGCCAGCAGGAAGTTGTTAACTCACCTTCAAAGCAGAGACCCTATGCTTTGTGCTGATCTGGGGCTGCCCTCTGGCCTACCTGTGTAG